The proteins below come from a single Oscillospiraceae bacterium genomic window:
- a CDS encoding M23 family metallopeptidase, which translates to MKDIKEKPTAHMPRSNATGKIPKAALKKAWTEGKEKSRTMLRESTSTQGDGDYTTAQDTSSAVTDTSYSVIKQNTDFTVQQVRKIARKQIEKYRERHAAEQVETTRVHTASERGVSPKQAECGTLPDAARHPRRGADLPRQRAKEKVVTAKTAPRDIRGVTQGQRQLRTAANETVRSITTQAQMQTRTRQVQLAIQKATSSTRKTAVAVRSAIRHFLVGLHSLVAAIAAGISVALSIIIVISLVAFVSGSAYGIFFAANAPSADTITVQEAVETLTAEYRDRLEEITDTVQHDRQDITANDDVYFIRWQDVLAVFSSYVAGSEQGAPVAALTEEQVDKLRETMWAMNAVDYSTHPETTTIDTTDEDGNPTTTEITETVLVIELTHKTPDEMATDYHFTTRQNTYLQLLQDPQYEELWAELLGGFEQGGGEVMSPDGTRAPTGTLQWPLPVAGTITSQFGHRVDPITGEVSSHTGTDIACAEGTPILAAADGIVTVANGLDSWGGSYGYYIQINHGGGLETLYAHCSSICVTTGQQVQAGQVIGYVGHTGRVTGSHLHLETRTNGTRVDSMQFFS; encoded by the coding sequence ATGAAAGATATTAAAGAAAAGCCAACCGCGCATATGCCGAGAAGCAATGCAACCGGGAAAATCCCGAAAGCTGCGCTGAAAAAGGCGTGGACGGAGGGCAAGGAGAAAAGCCGAACCATGCTGCGGGAAAGCACTTCTACGCAGGGAGACGGTGATTATACAACTGCGCAAGATACCAGCTCGGCGGTAACCGATACATCATATTCGGTCATCAAGCAAAACACAGATTTCACCGTGCAGCAGGTGCGCAAGATTGCCCGCAAGCAGATAGAAAAATACCGGGAACGACACGCCGCTGAACAGGTCGAAACCACCCGCGTCCACACCGCCAGTGAGCGAGGTGTCAGCCCCAAACAAGCCGAGTGCGGCACGCTGCCCGATGCAGCGCGGCACCCGCGCCGTGGGGCAGATTTGCCCCGCCAGCGGGCGAAAGAAAAAGTCGTCACCGCCAAGACCGCACCACGAGATATTCGTGGTGTGACCCAAGGCCAGCGCCAACTGCGAACCGCCGCAAATGAAACTGTGCGGAGCATAACAACCCAAGCACAAATGCAGACCCGTACACGTCAAGTGCAGCTTGCTATCCAGAAAGCCACCAGCAGCACCCGCAAGACGGCTGTGGCGGTGCGCTCGGCAATACGGCATTTTCTTGTCGGTCTGCACAGTCTTGTCGCGGCCATTGCTGCAGGGATTAGCGTGGCACTCAGTATTATTATTGTCATCAGCCTTGTGGCGTTTGTGTCCGGCTCGGCTTACGGCATCTTTTTTGCCGCAAATGCCCCCAGCGCAGATACAATCACTGTCCAAGAAGCGGTAGAAACACTGACGGCAGAATACCGTGACCGACTGGAAGAAATCACCGACACCGTACAGCACGACCGCCAAGACATTACGGCCAACGATGATGTGTACTTCATCCGTTGGCAGGATGTCCTGGCGGTCTTTTCTTCGTATGTGGCGGGCAGCGAACAAGGCGCACCCGTTGCGGCACTGACGGAAGAACAGGTGGACAAGCTGCGGGAAACTATGTGGGCAATGAACGCAGTGGACTATTCCACCCACCCGGAGACGACTACCATAGACACTACCGATGAGGATGGCAACCCGACTACTACAGAAATCACCGAAACCGTCCTTGTAATCGAACTGACCCACAAAACACCCGACGAGATGGCGACAGACTACCACTTTACCACCCGACAGAACACCTATCTGCAACTCCTGCAGGACCCGCAGTACGAGGAACTATGGGCGGAATTGCTCGGCGGCTTTGAGCAGGGCGGGGGAGAAGTCATGTCTCCTGATGGTACACGCGCCCCAACAGGCACCCTGCAATGGCCGCTGCCGGTTGCGGGTACGATTACCTCGCAGTTCGGTCACCGCGTGGACCCCATCACCGGCGAAGTCAGCTCCCACACCGGCACCGACATTGCCTGTGCTGAGGGTACGCCGATCCTCGCCGCCGCAGACGGTATCGTCACCGTTGCCAACGGTCTTGACAGCTGGGGCGGCAGCTACGGTTACTACATCCAAATCAACCATGGCGGCGGGCTGGAAACGCTGTACGCTCACTGTTCGTCCATCTGCGTCACCACCGGCCAGCAGGTGCAGGCCGGGCAGGTCATCGGCTACGTCGGTCACACCGGACGGGTGACGGGCAGTCACTTGCATCTTGAAACGCGAACCAACGGAACCCGTGTGGATTCGATGCAGTTTTTCTCTTAA